The sequence AGGCAGCGACGACAAGAACAGCAAGGACGGCAAGACCGACGGCAGCGGCAAGGACGACAGCGGCAAGGACGGCAAGGACGGCGGTGAGGAGAGCGGCAACGACACTGAGGACGACGGAACGTCCGGGACGCCTGGTACGACCGGGGACGCCGAGCAACCGCGGGACGGCGGGTCGGCCGAACAGACCGGGGCGGCTGGTGACCAGGGAACCGGTGGGTGAGCCATGCCGGTCCGGATGAGCAGGATGCGGTTCGAGGAACTCGTCGCCGACGCCCTCGACCAATTACCACCGGAGTTCGCCTCCGCGATGGACAACGTCGTGATCCTCGTCGAGGACCGCAACGCTGAGGAGCGCGATCTGCTCGGGCTCTACCACGGCGTCGCACTCACCGAACGCGGCCACGACTACGGAGGCGTGCTGCCCGACCGGATCTCGATTTATCGTGAACCGATCCTGGCGATCTGCGAGACGGAGGAGGATGTCGTCGAGGAAGTGCTGATCACCGTCGTCCACGAGGTGGCGCACCACTTCGGCATCGACGACGCCCGCCTACACGAACTCGGCTGGGGGTAACAGGCATGGGCCTCATTCCGGGTCCTGACGTCGTCCTCTGCGCACCGGGCACCTCGCAGGTCCTGCCATGAGTGAAGGCCTCGTCACCCCGGAAGGCGCCCACAAACGGCTCAACCGGCTACTGGGTTCCAGTGCGTTCGCCAACCTCGGCGACGGCATCGCGAAGGTGGCCTTTCCACTGCTCGCGGCCACCGCGACCCGCGATCCGGTGCTCATCGCGGGTCTTTCCGCCGCACAGTTCCTGCCGTGGCTGCTGTTCGGCGTGCTGGCGGGTGCGCTGCTCGATCGCATCGACCGTCGCAGAGCCGTCGTCGTGGCCAACACCGTGCGCGCCGTGGTGGTCGGGCTCCTCGGTCTGCTCGTCCACCTCGATGCCGCGAACATCTGGCTGATCTACGCGGCGGCCTTGCTCGTGGGGCTCGCCGAGACCGTCGCGGACAGCGCGACGAACGTGTTGATTCCGTCCGTTGTGGAGCGCAGCGGTCTCGCGAGCGCCAACAGCAAGCTCCAGGCCACGGAGATCGTGGGCCAGACCTTCCTCGGCGGCCCCGTGGGCAGTCTGACGTTCGCGCTGTTCGCCGCCTTCCCCTTCCTCATCGACTCGGTGGCCTTCGTGCTGGGGGCCGTCCTGCTGGCCGCGCTGCCGGGAAGCTACCGGCCACAACGCGGCGACGGCGGGGCTTCCTCCACGGCCGCCGGCGTTCGCGCGGATATCGTCCAGGGCATCCGCTGGGTACGCGGCCACCGGCTGGTGCGGCGGCTCGTTCTCGTCGTCTGCCTGGTCAGCCTCGTCAGCGAGATGGCGCAGGCCCAGCTCGTGCTCTACGCGCTTGAGGACCTTCACCTCAGCGAGGCCGCCTTCGGCGCGTTCGCCTTCGCGGGCGGCATCGGCGGGCTGCTCGGAGCTGCCGTCGCGTCGAAGCTGCTCGGCCGTTTCGGCGGCACGGTCACGCTCGTGAGCGGGGTCGTGGCAAGCGGGGCCGCGTTCCTCGCGATGGGTCTCAGCTCGAACCCCGTCGCGTCGAGCATGCTCTTCGGTCTTTTCGCCTCAGCCATCGTGGTCGTGAACGTCATGCTCGCGACAGCGCGGCACATGCTCGTTCCCGGTGAGTTGCTCGGCAGGGTGATCGGGGTCTGGCGCACGGTGGCGTGGGGCGCTCTGCCCGTCGGCGCTCTGCTCGGCGGAGTCACCACCCGCTGGCTCGGCTCGCCGAGCGCGACGTTCGTGCTCTCGGGAGCCGGACTGCTTGTGGTGGCGCTGGTGGCTCTCGGCACGGTACGCACCGACGGCCTCATGCCTGCCGACCGCTCCTGACCGCCTCGACCCACGTCGCCGCCTCGGCGAAGTCCTCGTCGGTCGCCATCTCGCCAACCGTGGCGCGCACCCCATCTGCCCTCGGGTGCGAACCGAGGAAACGCACGTCGCACCGCCGTTTCAGTGCGGCGAGCGCGTCACCGATCCTGGCCTCGGCGACATGGCCCTCGATATCGAGGAAGAAGCGGTAGAACCCGAAGTTGCCCTTGATCGGGCGGGCGTCGATACGGGTGAGGTTGATGCCGCGAGAGGCCAGTTCGGTGAGTAGTTCGGCGAGCGCTCCGGTGCGGTTGGCCGTCGAGGCGACGATCGACGTCCTGTCGGCGCCCGTCGGGGCAGGCAATGTCCCCGGCGTGGCCAGCAGCAGGAACCGCGTTCGCGCGTCGGGCACGTCGGCCACGCCCTCCGCCAGCACGCGAAGAGGATAGGTCCGCGCGGCAACGGGAGCGGTGACGGCCGCGTCGTACTCGCCCTCGCACACGGCAACGGCTGCCGCGGCCGTCGAGGACGCCGCGACGGTGGTCGCCTCGGGAAGGTTGAGCTCCAGCCAGTGCCTGACCTGCGCGAGTGCATGAGGATGACTCGCGACCGTGCGCACGGTTTCCGTGCCCGGCCTCGTCAGCACCGTGAAGTGCACCGGCAGCAGTGCCTCGGCCACCGCCACGAGCGGCGAATCCTCGGCGAGGCCGTCGAGCGTGGCGGTCACGGGCCCCTCGACGGAGTTCTCCACAGGAACGCACGCCAGCTCGGCCTCGCCCCCGCGCACGGCGGCCATCGCGGCGGGGATCGTCTCCACCGGCACGAGCTCCCTGCCGTCGGCGAGGCTGCGGGCGGCCTGCTCCGTGAACGTCCCAGCAGGGCCGAAATAGGCGATGCGCGACATGCGTCAGAGGCTACGCGGGGTCGAGAGTGAGACGATCCTCACCCGGCACTCGCGTCCAGCCATATGGATACGTGGTTACCCCGGAACGGGATTTTTGCCATGCTGTCAGATGTGACCGCCGAATCAGGCACGCACACGTGGAACGGCACAGGCGCGACGACAAGGGCTCCGGAGCTGGTGTTGTGCGCACTCGACGACTCTCTCGCGACAGCCTGGCACAGCGTCGCCGAAGCCGCGAGCGGGTTCGTGCGAGTGCATCGAGGTTCGGTACTCGACATCCGGGCGCAGGCGGTGGTGAGCCCCGGTAACGGCCACGGCTGGATGCGCGGCGGTGTCGATGCCGTCTACGCACAGGCGTTCCCCGGCATCGAGCAGCAGGTGAGGAGCACGATCCTCGCCTATCACGGCGGCGAGCTGCCCATCGGCGAGGCTGTCGTCGTCCCCACCGGTGAGGCGCTGCCCGAGTGGTTGATCAGCGCCCCGACCGTGCGCGAGCCAGGTGAACGACTCCCCGACGACACCGTGCATCCCTACCTCGCCGCGCGGGCCGTGTTCCTGCTGTGGCGCGACGGCCAGTTCGAACACGGCACACGCTTCCGCGACGTCGTCGAGACCATCGCCATGCCGGGCCTCGGCACGGGAGTCGCCGGGGTGTCCCCGAAGACGTGCGCGCGGCAGATCGCCGCGGCCTGGGACGAGGTGTTCGGCGCCCGCTGACAGCGAGCGCCGAACACCTCACGTCGTGACGGCCTCGCCCTTGGGTTTCGCCGAACCCGGGTTCTGCCCGTTCGACTGCTCGATCTGGTTCAACGCCTCGCCGAGGTCGAGGAGCACGGCGATCAAGCGGGTGACCACGAGGGCGAGGCGGGACACCTTGCCCGCGATGTCCATCGCCGCCTTGGCGATCGTGGAGATGGCGGCGGGGATCGCCGTCACGGCCAGCGGCGGGATCAGGCACTTCACGGCCAGGCTGACGAGGCCGCCCGCGAGGTCGGCGAGGATGTCGCGCACCATGTTGCGCACCGACGCGACGACGTCCTTCATCTTGAGGGCCGCGTCCTTGACGGCCATCGCGCCCGCGTACGCGCCCGACATGGCGCCCTGGGTGTTGGCCGCCGCCTTGCGGTAGGCGTCGGAGGCGTCGCCCTTCCAGTGCTCCTGGCCGTTCACGGCCTCGCCGATCGCCGCGTACTGGCTTTCGAGGCGGTCGGCGATGTTGCCCCACGAATCCGCGTAGCCCTGCACGATGGCTGGCTCACCGGTCAGCCCGTGCAGCACCATCCTCAGCGGTTCGAGGTGCTCCATCATCCAGCCGACGAGCTGGCCTGCCACGGCGGCGATCGGGTCGCCGATGGCGCCAACCACGTCGGCTCCCACGATGAGCGCATTGGGGATACCCGCCGCGTAGTCGCCGCTGCTGATCTGGTTGTAGGCGTCCCACGCCGTCCCGATGGACGTTCCCGCCGTGAGTTCGTAGGCCGAGCCCATGTTGTCGAACTGGCCGCCCATGGCCCCTGCCGCGATGCCGACGGGCAGTAACGCGGGATTCGCGAGACCCAGCATCAACGCGCCACCGGCGGCGGCCTTGGCCGGACTCTGGAGCGAGTCGTAGGTGTCGCGCGCCGTTGTCCCCTCGGCGATCAACCCGCTGTCGGCGACTTCCTTGCTCGGCTTGTCGTCCAGGATTCCCATACTCGTCGCCTCCGTCAGACCGCGATGATGTCGGTGCGGTCGATGTCGTCCTTCGGCCGCTTGAGCCGCTCCTGGCTTTCCTTCTCGCCTGTCTCGTACTTCTCGGCAGCGGTGGAGAGCTTGTCGGAGAGTCCTTCCAGCTGTGTGCCGACGGAATCGATGAGACCCGCGACCCGTTCCTGCGCGTCCTTCAGCGCGGTGGGCAGGTACATCATCCGCAGAATGGCCCCGTAGGCGTCGTCGAGGCCGGACACGTAATGCCCCGCCTGCCCCGCCTCGGCCACCTCCGCCTTGATCGTCGCGATGGTTCCGGCGTGGTCGCGCAACTTCTGTGGATCGACCTGGTACCCGGGCGCACCCATGTTCGTCCTCCTCGTCACAGAGCTCGTTCGACGCTGCTCAGCGCCGCAGTACCGAACCGCCGAAGTAGTCGTCGCCGTCGGAACCGTCGTCACCGTCTGAGCTGGGACGCGGACGTGAGGGTCGCGGTTCCGACGGCCGCGACGGTGCGGGTTCCTCGGCAGGCGCGCCGAGGTTCAGGGTGCGCGGCCCCGAAGCAGGTGGTTCGTCCATGACCGGTTCGGTGAATCGCTCGCGGTAGTTCTGGACGATGTCCCTTCCTGCCGCGTCGTCGCCGACGGTCGCCTCGGTGAGCTGGGCCACCTGGTCCCGCAGTTTCGCCTGTGCCTGCCGCATCGTCTGCGTCAACGCGTGTGAGAGCTGCGCGGGGTCGGCTCCCCTGCCCCGTTCGGTAATCGTCAACTCCGTCGGGACACCGTTGGAGTCCACGGTGACCCTCGCCATACCGTCCGGTGACTGTGCGGTCACCGACATCCCGACGAGACGGCCCTTGAGCTCCGAATACCGCGCCGCCTTCCGCTCCAGGTTCTTCGCCCATTCGGTCAGGTCGTTGGCAAAGGCCATGGGATCGGACGGCCGATCGGGTGTGCTCACGGTGAAACCCCCTTGCTGAGAGAACCGGTGGCAGAGATTAACGGACTTGCACCCGTTCGGGTCACGGTGACAGGTGTAGAACGTCACAGTCCGCCACGCATTCAGAAGACCTACCGTTGAATGCGCGTTAAGAGCAGATGTACGCGCCAGGCCCATCGAAGGGCGAGGAGTGAGCGAATGCCACCACGGGTCCGTGAGCGCAGTCCCTACGTCGAACTCCAGCGGGACCAGTGGCGCGAGCTGCGTCGCTCCACCCCGTTGCCGCTGACGGCCGACGAGCTGGCGCGGCTGCGCGGCCTCGGAGAGCAGATCGACCTCAGAGAGGTCGCGGAGGTGTACCTTCCGCTGTCCCGCTTGATCAACCTCCAGGTGGCGGCCCGCCAACGCCTCTACGAGGCCACGACCACCTTCCTCGGCGAGGACGCGCACGCCACCAAGGTCCCTTTCGTCATCGGTGTCGCGGGTAGCGTGGCGGTCGGCAAATCGACCACCGCACGCATCCTGCGGACGCTGCTGGCGCGCTGGCCCGACCATCCGAGGGTCGATCTGGTCACCACCGACGGCTTCCTCTACCCGCGCGCGGAGTTGATTCGCCGTGGCCTCATGCACCGCAAGGGCTTCCCCGAGAGCTACGACCGCCGTGCACTGCTGCGATTCGTCACCGAGGTGAAGTCGGGCGCCGAGGAGGTCAGAGCCCCCGTCTACTCCCACCTCGCCTACGACATCCTCCCCGGCGAGGAACAGGTGGTGCGCAGGCCCGACATCCTGATCGTCGAAGGGCTCAACGTCCTGCAACCGGGGCCCAGGCTCACGGTCTCCGACCTTTTCGACTTCTCCATCTACGTAGACGCCCACACCGCCGACATCGAGCGCTGGTACGTCGAGCGGTTCCTCGAACTGCGGCACACCGCGTTCGCCGACCCCGCGTCGCACTTCCACCACTTCGCAGGTCTTCCCGACAGCGAGGCGAGGTCCGAGGCACTGCACCTGTGGAAGACGATCAACGAGCCGAACCTCGTCGAGAACATCCGGCCGACCCGTCCCCGCGCGACTCTGGTGTTGCGAAAGGACTTCGACCACTCGATCAACCGGGTGCGCCTGCGCAAACTGTAGGAAATCACCTCATCCGGTGACCTCCGAGTGGTCGGCACCCGGGTAGGGCTCGACCATGGCCCGTGTGAGCAAGAGCCCACCTCACCCGCTCGTCGGCGTTCTCGGTCCACTGCGCATCACCAGGCGTGGGGCCGAGCAACCGGTCACGGACAGGGCCATGCGCGTCGTACTGTCCGCGCTGGTCGCCGACCTCAATCGCGGCGTGCCTGCCGACACTCTCGTCGAACTGGCGTGGGCACCGCACGAACGGCCCGCGAACCCGCTCGACGCGCTGGAGACCCGGATCACGCGGCTGCGCACGCTGCTGGCGCCTGCGGCGGAGCTGGTGTGGACGGCAGGCGGGTGTGTGCTCTCCGTCGATGCCGAGCGGGTCGATGCGGTGTGTTTCGAACGCATGGCCGAGGCCGCCCGCTGGTGTACGCCGAGGGATGCGATCTCCACGCTGGAACGCGCGCTCGCGATGTGGCGGGGGGAGCCCTTTCCTGATCTGCGGCGGGACGGCGTCGAGCACCCCGAGGCGGTGCGCCTCCGGCAACTGCGCGCCCGAGCCGTCGAGGACCTTGCCGCATGTGAGCTCGACATCGGTTCCGTCGAGGACGCTGCGGGAAGGTTGCTGGCCCTGCTCTCGTCGGAGCCGTTGAGGGAGCGCGCCTGCGGCTACGCGATGTGGGCGCTGCACAGACTCGGTATGACAGGCGACGCCGTCGCCTGTTACGACCAGCTCGTCGAGCGGCTGGAGGACGAGCTTGGTGAGGGAGTCGGCAGCGAACTGCGTGAGACGTATCGAGCCGTCACGGGGACCACGTCGGCGGTGGCCCGCGCCGGGACTCCTCGTTTCGGCACGACGTTCACCGGCCGAGGCCACGAACTCGCGCGACTGTCCACAATGCTGCACCGCGACCGGCTGGTCACCGTGACGGGCGCTCCGGGAAGCGGCAAGACCAGGCTCGTACTCGAAGTACTGTCCATTACGGACATACCAGCCACCGTCCTCCCGCTGTCCACGTGCGACGCGGGCGATCTGTACGGTGCTGTGGCAACCGAGCTGGGAGTGCATTACCGGGGCCGTGACGATGCGGCGGCCGAATTTCCCACCATGCTCGCCGAGTACCTGTGCGGTCGCAGGCACGTGCTCGTGCTCGACGGCTGCGAACTCCAGTTGACGGCCGTGCGAACCCTCGTCAGGAAGCTCGCCTCACGGTGTGCGGATCTCACCGTCGTCGCGACGAGCCGCGTGCGGCTGGGGCTCGTGGGCGAGCAGGTGCTGCCGCTGGGACCGCTGGCCCGCGACGGTGTTCGCGACCCGCTGGCCTCCCGCGCCGGAACGTTGTTCCGCGACCGCGCTCGCAGGATCGACCCCGGCTACCCTCGCGACGACGTCGAAGCCGAGGCAGGCAGGGCGATGTTGCGGCGGGTG comes from Saccharomonospora xinjiangensis XJ-54 and encodes:
- a CDS encoding metallopeptidase family protein; amino-acid sequence: MPVRMSRMRFEELVADALDQLPPEFASAMDNVVILVEDRNAEERDLLGLYHGVALTERGHDYGGVLPDRISIYREPILAICETEEDVVEEVLITVVHEVAHHFGIDDARLHELGWG
- a CDS encoding MFS transporter, whose protein sequence is MSEGLVTPEGAHKRLNRLLGSSAFANLGDGIAKVAFPLLAATATRDPVLIAGLSAAQFLPWLLFGVLAGALLDRIDRRRAVVVANTVRAVVVGLLGLLVHLDAANIWLIYAAALLVGLAETVADSATNVLIPSVVERSGLASANSKLQATEIVGQTFLGGPVGSLTFALFAAFPFLIDSVAFVLGAVLLAALPGSYRPQRGDGGASSTAAGVRADIVQGIRWVRGHRLVRRLVLVVCLVSLVSEMAQAQLVLYALEDLHLSEAAFGAFAFAGGIGGLLGAAVASKLLGRFGGTVTLVSGVVASGAAFLAMGLSSNPVASSMLFGLFASAIVVVNVMLATARHMLVPGELLGRVIGVWRTVAWGALPVGALLGGVTTRWLGSPSATFVLSGAGLLVVALVALGTVRTDGLMPADRS
- the pheA gene encoding prephenate dehydratase — encoded protein: MSRIAYFGPAGTFTEQAARSLADGRELVPVETIPAAMAAVRGGEAELACVPVENSVEGPVTATLDGLAEDSPLVAVAEALLPVHFTVLTRPGTETVRTVASHPHALAQVRHWLELNLPEATTVAASSTAAAAVAVCEGEYDAAVTAPVAARTYPLRVLAEGVADVPDARTRFLLLATPGTLPAPTGADRTSIVASTANRTGALAELLTELASRGINLTRIDARPIKGNFGFYRFFLDIEGHVAEARIGDALAALKRRCDVRFLGSHPRADGVRATVGEMATDEDFAEAATWVEAVRSGRQA
- a CDS encoding macro domain-containing protein, which codes for MTAESGTHTWNGTGATTRAPELVLCALDDSLATAWHSVAEAASGFVRVHRGSVLDIRAQAVVSPGNGHGWMRGGVDAVYAQAFPGIEQQVRSTILAYHGGELPIGEAVVVPTGEALPEWLISAPTVREPGERLPDDTVHPYLAARAVFLLWRDGQFEHGTRFRDVVETIAMPGLGTGVAGVSPKTCARQIAAAWDEVFGAR
- a CDS encoding type VII secretion target codes for the protein MGAPGYQVDPQKLRDHAGTIATIKAEVAEAGQAGHYVSGLDDAYGAILRMMYLPTALKDAQERVAGLIDSVGTQLEGLSDKLSTAAEKYETGEKESQERLKRPKDDIDRTDIIAV
- a CDS encoding YbaB/EbfC family nucleoid-associated protein, with translation MSTPDRPSDPMAFANDLTEWAKNLERKAARYSELKGRLVGMSVTAQSPDGMARVTVDSNGVPTELTITERGRGADPAQLSHALTQTMRQAQAKLRDQVAQLTEATVGDDAAGRDIVQNYRERFTEPVMDEPPASGPRTLNLGAPAEEPAPSRPSEPRPSRPRPSSDGDDGSDGDDYFGGSVLRR
- the coaA gene encoding type I pantothenate kinase, yielding MPPRVRERSPYVELQRDQWRELRRSTPLPLTADELARLRGLGEQIDLREVAEVYLPLSRLINLQVAARQRLYEATTTFLGEDAHATKVPFVIGVAGSVAVGKSTTARILRTLLARWPDHPRVDLVTTDGFLYPRAELIRRGLMHRKGFPESYDRRALLRFVTEVKSGAEEVRAPVYSHLAYDILPGEEQVVRRPDILIVEGLNVLQPGPRLTVSDLFDFSIYVDAHTADIERWYVERFLELRHTAFADPASHFHHFAGLPDSEARSEALHLWKTINEPNLVENIRPTRPRATLVLRKDFDHSINRVRLRKL